One segment of Pseudomonas pohangensis DNA contains the following:
- the hisG gene encoding ATP phosphoribosyltransferase, with protein MLTIALSKGRILDDTLPLLAAAGIVPTENPDKSRKLIIPTTLDDVRLLIVRATDVPTYVEHGAADLGVAGKDVLMEYGAQGIYEPLDLQIARCKLMTAGAVGASAPRGRLRVATKFVNIAKRYYAEQGRQVDIIKLYGSMELAPLVGLADKIIDVVDTGNTLRANGLEPQELIAEISSRLIVNKASMKIQHGRIQSLIDTLREAVEAHQR; from the coding sequence ATGCTGACCATTGCCTTGTCCAAAGGCCGGATTCTGGATGACACCCTGCCACTATTGGCAGCTGCGGGCATTGTGCCGACCGAAAATCCGGACAAAAGCCGCAAGCTGATCATCCCCACCACGCTGGACGATGTGCGTCTGCTGATAGTCCGGGCCACCGATGTGCCGACCTATGTAGAGCATGGAGCGGCAGATCTGGGTGTGGCTGGCAAGGATGTGCTGATGGAGTACGGCGCGCAGGGCATTTACGAACCGCTGGATCTGCAGATTGCCCGCTGCAAGCTGATGACCGCCGGTGCTGTGGGTGCATCCGCACCGCGCGGACGCCTGCGCGTGGCCACCAAGTTCGTCAATATCGCCAAACGCTACTATGCCGAGCAAGGGCGTCAGGTCGATATCATCAAGCTGTACGGCTCGATGGAGCTGGCGCCACTGGTAGGCCTGGCGGACAAGATCATCGATGTGGTCGACACCGGTAATACCTTGCGTGCCAATGGCCTGGAGCCGCAGGAATTGATTGCTGAAATCAGCTCCCGGCTGATCGTCAATAAAGCCTCGATGAAAATCCAGCATGGGCGTATCCAGTCGCTGATCGATACCTTGCGCGAGGCAGTCGAGGC